The bacterium genome includes a window with the following:
- a CDS encoding acyl-CoA dehydratase activase, translating into MKLGIDIGSISLKIALLDENDNILEDYYIRHKGNPLPLLLEKIESLPDDILVGWTGTGTRGICEFFGTSPVNEVIVQASATSKLNKEIRTIIEIGGSDSKLINLSNDGSILDFSTNTICAAGCGSFLDQQASRMHLSIEEFSEASLKSEKPPRIAGRCSVFAKTDMIHLQQEATPIEDIIAGLCFAFARNFKSVIGKGKNINPPVSFQGGVAANKGMQRAFKEVLGIEIIIPEHFATMGAIGAALLAKNKIELKRLKDFKIEEEKIGLEPLSLIAPISEYKDKIKTYLRLPTSDSRLPTYIGIDIGSVSTNVVAIDEDKRVLARRYLPTASRPIEAVCQGLDEIGKEIGEFVEVCGCGTTGSGRYMIADFVGGDIVKNEITAQARAAYDIDPSVDTIFEIGGQDSKYISLENGCIVDFEMNKVCAAGTGSFLEEQAERLGINIKEEFANLAFQSEQPLALGERCTVFMETDIVSHQQKQAEKKDIVAGLAYSIVHNYLNRVVGEKKVGNKIFFQGGTAANLAVIAAFEKVCGKRIFVPENHDVTGAIGVAIIAKESNIEKTRFKGFDLKNRKYELSSFECKGCPNSCEIKKVKLEGEEPLFYGARCEKYEKRGQGSRVKGQGSELPDLFEERENLLLNIYKKEGGGKKIGIPRALFFYEFFPFFKAFFSELGFNVIFSEKTNKTIIHKGVEGVSVDTCFPIKLTHGHILSLLEAGVDYLFLPSIINLKQTSPYFSESYHCPYVQSIPYTVASTMNFKEHRVNLLQPVIRMRYEKKGLLKPLLEMGRALGIAPERVKKALNIAYNVQSEFRKRIEERGKEILSSLDNRSIVLIARSYNGNDCGLNLELPRKLRDLGVLSIPMDFLPLDTVDTSVDWPNMYWRSGQQILAACELVRKDERLFPIYLTNYGCGPDSFIVSFFKEKMEEKPHLIIEVDEHSADVGAITRCEAFLDSIENARKKKIEEERRIKTLTIEKKTKRKIIIPYMSDHAYALEAAFKACGVNAEVMPESDIETLYWGRKYTLGRECYPAIVTTGDMVKFTKRADFNPKESAFFMGGSSGPCRFGQYSMLQRFVLDSLGYKDVPIYAPNQAKNFFKDLSLVGKDFEPLAWAGIVAIDILEKALYETRPYEKEKGITEGVYKEYVKKVCEAIKQKKDLLPVMKEAKEAFSKIPVYPKDKPVIGLVGEFFVRANKFSNENVIKKVEALGGEVWSAPVNEWFLYRNFRRNMHSLLTNDYACFIKTSIKNLYQVKQEARLSYPWHHFLRGIGEPSTSEILEFARPYLHHSFEGEAIMSIGKAVDFVKKGLCGIINTIPFTCMPGTIATAILKSVSEDNKGLPILTIAYDGLSSANTDMRLEAFIHQAKQYGKR; encoded by the coding sequence TTGTGGCTCATTTTTAGACCAGCAGGCTTCAAGGATGCATCTTAGCATTGAGGAATTTTCAGAAGCTTCCCTAAAATCAGAAAAACCTCCACGCATTGCCGGAAGGTGCTCGGTATTTGCCAAGACCGATATGATTCACCTCCAGCAAGAAGCCACGCCAATTGAGGATATTATTGCTGGCTTATGCTTTGCCTTTGCCAGGAATTTTAAATCTGTGATTGGAAAGGGGAAAAACATAAATCCGCCTGTTTCATTTCAGGGCGGGGTTGCGGCAAATAAGGGAATGCAAAGGGCATTTAAAGAGGTATTAGGGATTGAGATTATTATTCCAGAGCATTTTGCCACAATGGGGGCAATTGGTGCAGCCCTTTTGGCAAAGAATAAGATAGAGCTTAAAAGATTAAAAGATTTTAAGATTGAAGAGGAAAAAATTGGTCTTGAACCCTTAAGCCTCATTGCTCCCATTTCCGAATACAAAGACAAAATAAAAACCTATCTACGACTCCCGACTTCCGACTCCCGACTCCCGACTTATATTGGCATAGACATCGGATCTGTCTCAACCAATGTTGTGGCAATTGACGAAGACAAAAGGGTTTTAGCAAGAAGGTATCTACCTACAGCAAGTAGACCAATTGAAGCGGTATGCCAAGGCCTGGATGAGATTGGAAAAGAAATTGGTGAATTTGTTGAGGTTTGTGGCTGTGGGACAACCGGCTCAGGAAGGTATATGATTGCCGATTTTGTGGGAGGCGATATTGTAAAGAATGAGATAACCGCTCAGGCAAGGGCAGCCTATGATATAGACCCAAGCGTAGATACAATCTTTGAGATAGGTGGTCAGGATTCAAAGTATATATCCTTAGAAAATGGTTGTATCGTTGATTTTGAGATGAATAAGGTCTGTGCGGCAGGAACTGGCTCATTCTTGGAGGAGCAGGCAGAGAGGCTTGGCATAAACATAAAAGAGGAATTTGCCAATCTGGCATTTCAATCAGAGCAACCCCTTGCTTTAGGGGAGCGATGCACGGTATTTATGGAGACAGACATTGTTTCCCACCAGCAAAAGCAGGCAGAGAAAAAGGACATTGTAGCTGGGCTTGCCTATTCCATTGTCCACAATTACCTAAACAGGGTTGTCGGTGAAAAAAAGGTAGGAAATAAAATATTCTTTCAAGGTGGAACAGCAGCTAACCTTGCGGTTATTGCTGCCTTTGAAAAGGTCTGTGGAAAGAGAATTTTTGTTCCCGAAAACCATGATGTCACTGGCGCAATCGGCGTTGCCATAATTGCTAAAGAAAGCAATATAGAAAAAACAAGATTTAAGGGGTTTGACTTAAAAAATAGAAAATATGAGCTTTCCTCCTTTGAATGCAAGGGGTGTCCAAATTCCTGCGAGATAAAAAAGGTCAAGTTAGAAGGCGAAGAACCTTTATTTTATGGGGCAAGGTGTGAGAAATATGAAAAAAGGGGTCAAGGGTCAAGGGTCAAGGGTCAAGGGTCAGAACTACCTGATTTGTTTGAGGAGAGGGAAAACCTGCTTTTAAATATTTATAAAAAAGAGGGGGGTGGCAAAAAGATTGGGATTCCCAGGGCATTGTTTTTCTATGAATTCTTTCCCTTCTTTAAGGCATTCTTTAGCGAATTGGGATTTAATGTTATCTTTTCCGAAAAGACAAATAAGACCATTATTCATAAGGGCGTTGAAGGCGTTTCAGTAGATACCTGCTTTCCCATAAAGCTTACCCACGGTCATATCTTAAGCCTCCTTGAAGCTGGGGTTGATTATCTATTTCTTCCCTCCATTATAAACCTTAAACAAACATCTCCCTATTTCTCAGAATCCTACCATTGCCCCTATGTCCAATCCATTCCCTATACAGTTGCCTCAACGATGAATTTCAAGGAGCATAGGGTTAATCTCCTTCAGCCAGTTATCAGGATGCGCTATGAGAAAAAGGGTCTTCTAAAGCCATTGCTTGAAATGGGAAGGGCATTGGGGATTGCACCAGAAAGGGTAAAGAAGGCATTGAATATTGCCTATAATGTCCAAAGCGAATTTAGAAAAAGGATAGAAGAAAGGGGAAAAGAGATATTATCATCATTAGACAATCGCTCAATTGTTCTAATTGCCCGCTCATACAATGGAAATGATTGTGGGCTAAACTTAGAGCTTCCCAGAAAATTAAGGGATTTGGGGGTCTTAAGTATACCAATGGATTTTCTTCCTTTAGATACCGTGGATACATCAGTTGATTGGCCAAATATGTATTGGAGGTCAGGTCAACAGATATTAGCCGCCTGTGAATTGGTAAGAAAAGATGAGCGGCTATTTCCTATTTACCTTACCAACTATGGCTGTGGACCCGATTCCTTTATTGTCTCATTCTTTAAGGAAAAGATGGAGGAAAAGCCACATTTAATTATTGAGGTTGATGAGCATTCGGCTGATGTTGGGGCAATTACAAGGTGCGAGGCATTCCTTGATTCCATTGAAAATGCAAGGAAAAAGAAGATAGAAGAGGAAAGAAGGATAAAGACATTAACCATTGAGAAAAAAACAAAGCGAAAAATCATCATCCCCTATATGTCAGACCATGCCTATGCCCTAGAGGCAGCATTTAAGGCTTGTGGTGTAAATGCAGAGGTTATGCCAGAGTCAGATATAGAAACCTTATATTGGGGAAGGAAATATACGCTTGGTAGAGAATGCTATCCGGCGATTGTTACCACCGGGGATATGGTAAAATTCACCAAGCGAGCTGATTTTAATCCAAAGGAGTCTGCATTCTTTATGGGAGGCTCATCTGGTCCCTGCAGATTTGGGCAATATTCCATGCTTCAGAGGTTTGTCTTGGATTCTTTGGGCTATAAGGATGTTCCTATCTATGCTCCAAACCAGGCAAAGAACTTTTTTAAGGACTTAAGCTTGGTTGGTAAGGATTTTGAGCCGCTTGCCTGGGCAGGGATTGTGGCAATTGATATATTGGAAAAAGCCCTTTATGAGACGCGGCCTTATGAGAAGGAAAAAGGGATAACTGAGGGGGTTTATAAAGAGTATGTAAAAAAGGTTTGTGAAGCAATCAAGCAAAAGAAAGACCTTTTGCCAGTAATGAAAGAAGCAAAAGAGGCATTCTCAAAGATTCCGGTTTATCCGAAAGATAAGCCAGTGATTGGTCTGGTAGGTGAATTCTTTGTCCGGGCAAACAAATTTTCCAATGAAAATGTTATCAAAAAGGTTGAGGCATTGGGAGGAGAGGTATGGTCAGCTCCGGTTAATGAATGGTTTTTATACAGGAATTTTAGAAGGAATATGCATTCATTACTAACCAATGATTATGCTTGTTTTATCAAAACCTCGATAAAGAACCTCTATCAAGTAAAACAAGAGGCAAGGCTTTCTTATCCTTGGCATCATTTTCTAAGGGGAATCGGCGAACCATCAACCTCTGAGATATTAGAATTTGCCAGGCCCTATCTTCACCATTCCTTTGAGGGAGAGGCAATTATGAGCATTGGAAAAGCTGTAGACTTTGTAAAGAAGGGGCTTTGCGGGATAATCAACACCATACCCTTTACCTGTATGCCAGGAACCATTGCAACGGCAATATTAAAATCTGTCTCAGAAGACAACAAGGGCTTGCCTATATTAACCATTGCCTATGATGGACTTTCCTCAGCCAACACCGATATGCGCCTTGAAGCATTCATCCATCAAGCAAAACAATATGGAAAGAGATAG
- a CDS encoding zinc ribbon domain-containing protein translates to MFCPECGTKNEEGARFCEGCGVVSAGWLIFARIGRNFSLQKFLKKGYNYYS, encoded by the coding sequence ATGTTTTGTCCAGAGTGTGGCACAAAGAATGAAGAAGGGGCAAGGTTTTGTGAGGGGTGTGGAGTTGTGTCCGCTGGATGGCTCATTTTTGCCCGAATAGGTAGAAATTTTTCCTTGCAAAAATTTTTAAAGAAGGGGTATAATTATTATAGTTAA
- a CDS encoding HEPN domain-containing protein, giving the protein MKNKIVEEWIEKADEDFGFASISLKDTDYFSQVCFHFQQSAEKYLKAFIIAHQLEFRAIHNLLELLEICREKEEITEEIEEACRYLNQFYIDTRYPVHWPSHYDKETAIKAKDMTEEIREWVKDCLKGMSR; this is encoded by the coding sequence ATGAAAAATAAAATAGTAGAAGAATGGATAGAAAAGGCTGATGAGGATTTTGGCTTTGCCTCTATAAGCCTTAAAGATACAGACTATTTTTCTCAGGTTTGCTTTCATTTCCAACAATCGGCTGAAAAATATCTCAAAGCCTTTATAATTGCTCATCAATTAGAATTTAGAGCCATTCACAATCTTTTGGAATTATTAGAAATATGTAGAGAAAAAGAAGAAATAACAGAAGAAATAGAGGAGGCTTGTCGTTATCTTAATCAGTTTTATATTGATACCCGTTATCCTGTCCATTGGCCTAGCCATTATGATAAAGAAACGGCTATTAAGGCAAAGGATATGACAGAAGAAATAAGGGAATGGGTAAAGGATTGTTTAAAGGGAATGAGCAGGTAA
- a CDS encoding nucleotidyltransferase domain-containing protein — translation MERDRFSLELENIVGQLIEKYNPLKIILFGSLVRDEEPRDIDLFIVKENPPHIGRERIYELDRLIKYKIATDFIVYTPKEVAERLKLKDPFIKGILEEGKVLYEK, via the coding sequence ATGGAAAGAGATAGATTTTCTTTAGAGCTTGAAAATATTGTAGGGCAACTCATAGAAAAATATAACCCTCTAAAGATTATCCTTTTCGGCTCTTTGGTAAGGGATGAAGAACCAAGGGACATTGACCTTTTTATTGTTAAAGAAAATCCTCCTCATATAGGTAGAGAACGTATCTATGAGCTTGATAGGTTAATCAAGTATAAAATTGCTACGGATTTTATTGTTTATACCCCAAAGGAGGTAGCCGAGAGGCTAAAATTGAAAGACCCTTTTATAAAAGGTATTCTTGAAGAAGGGAAGGTTCTTTATGAAAAATAA